A single window of Nicotiana tomentosiformis chromosome 1, ASM39032v3, whole genome shotgun sequence DNA harbors:
- the LOC104119243 gene encoding probable methyltransferase At1g29790: protein MGESIFCFRKCRLGRIMGCIQLVLGSLVIIVSLSSLLRFYSAGFFVHDEDICRHFYGVKDIYDHFDIIALTSRVDEVLKKMETLQDKIELIVQEMEKNKDQLHRSGISKLEYKRFLEEEVIKPLYSAHISLRQIRLPRVENMTIKEDPLINTFVIEEIRKYITLKENRHKKVNIYGTEGIYNTIGHACVSIKKELEEYMDYDIGSYCKDDWNLAQKLMINGCDPLPRRRCLTRASKLYQKPYPINESLWRIPDGRNVRWNNYICRNYECLSSKNPKRGYTKCSGCFEMDKEELKWVTNSSLPVDFMIKDVLGIKPGEIRIGLDFGIGTGTFAARMREQNVTIISTALNLGAPFSETIALRGLIPLYVTLNQRLPFFDNTMDLIHTAGLMDGWIDLQLLDFILFDWDRVLRPGGLLWIDRFFCNRKDLDDFMYMFLQFRYKKHKWAISPKSNDEVYLSALLEKPPRSL, encoded by the coding sequence ATGGGTGAGTCCATCTTTTGCTTTAGAAAATGTAGATTAGGAAGAATAATGGGTTGCATTCAGCTTGTACTAGGTTCCCTTGTTATAATCGTGAGCCTTTCGAGTTTGTTAAGGTTTTATTCTGCTGGATTTTTTGTGCATGATGAGGATATATGTCGCCATTTCTATGGCGTGAAAGATATCTATGATCATTTTGACATAATAGCTCTAACTTCTCGGGTTGATGAAGTGCTCAAAAAGATGGAAACTTTGCAAGATAAGATTGAATTGATTGTCCAAGaaatggaaaagaacaaagatcAGTTGCATAGAAGCGGTATTTCCAAATTGGAATACAAGAGATTCTTGGAAGAAGAGGTGATTAAGCCTTTATATTCAGCTCATATTTCCCTTAGGCAAATTAGGCTGCCTAGAGTTGAGAATATGACAATTAAAGAAGACCCTTTGATTAATACCTTTGTGATTGAGGAGATCCGAAAGTATATCACCCTGAAGGAGAATAGACATAAGAAGGTTAACATTTATGGAACAGAAGGGATTTATAACACGATAGGGCATGCTTGTGTATCGATTAAGAAAGAATTGGAGGAATATATGGATTATGATATTGGATCATATTGTAAAGATGATTGGAACTTGGCTCAGAAGCTTATGATTAATGGTTGTGATCCTTTGCCTAGGAGAAGGTGTTTGACAAGGGCTTCTAAGCTCTATCAAAAGCCTTATCCGATCAACGAGTCCTTGTGGAGGATCCCGGATGGGAGAAATGTTAGGTGGAACAATTATATTTGCAGGAACTACGAGTGCTTATCGAGTAAGAATCCTAAACGAGGCTATACTAAGTGCAGTGGATGTTTCGAAATGGACAAAGAAGAGCTAAAATGGGTAACAAATTCTTCACTTCCTGTGGATTTTATGATCAAAGATGTTTTGGGAATTAAGCCGGGGGAGATCAGAATTGGtcttgattttggtattggtacGGGGACTTTTGCTGCAAGAATGAGAGAGCAGAATGTGACAATCATCTCAACTGCACTGAATCTTGGAGCTCCTTTCAGCGAGACGATAGCACTTAGGGGTTTGATTCCGCTATATGTGACATTGAACCAAAGGCTTCCTTTCTTTGATAACACTATGGATTTGATCCACACTGCTGGACTTATGGATGGTTGGATTGATCTGCAGCTGTTGGATTTTATCCTATTTGACTGGGATCGCGTTCTGAGACCAGGAGGATTGTTATGGATCGATCGATTCTTCTGTAATAGAAAGGATCTGGATGACTTCATGTATATGTTTCTGCAATTCAGGTACAAAAAGCATAAGTGGGCTATTTCTCCCAAGTCCAATGATGAAGTTTATCTTTCTGCATTATTGGAAAAGCCTCCTCGATCGTTATGA